In the genome of Triticum urartu cultivar G1812 chromosome 5, Tu2.1, whole genome shotgun sequence, one region contains:
- the LOC125509672 gene encoding F-box protein CPR1-like isoform X1: MVTEEPEAKKQINEECIINRLPGDLIERIFFRLPVSTLLTCRGVCKQWQNFIRDPQFAASHLQLAPSYALLFFPQGLVSGVLYPSDAILIDEAWSPSTYAVPVIGPDDFLFGSCNGLLGSYTKTSTIKIANLATGECLHLEKPSKNVKGDHYCFYSFGFHPVTKEYKITHFLGDCVDGRPHNKDRFNIIQVYTLGDEKWKDIRTPEPLSLISVRNSGVVNVDGKMYWLTEDMLVSWQHAVISFDLREESFATIQLPAEREDQDRYGPRKFWIREMHGKICIVTAQPSRCDPRALLGELQIWTLENTVEQQRWSKKYNIKNPPNYIPGPHSVHRDRIMTQLCNSVCSYELFSENFEIDLSKKLKLFDSKPRWMYNMQSYIVVKSLVSLDLYKKAGIVRRPKQQVGWELKKWKAWEDKRREAEDIRCRVHKHEHALFGNAEKMGKMYQSLQDKPHDVAERLRAELNQVLQDMPDSPSQPKSPRRLNWVEQKQDYEKLMARSAKLKERAQVMKQAHDNILSIIASFKSDKGKSTAGASSSSIARLDEKKEEENI; encoded by the exons ATGGTTACTGAAGAGCCCGAAGCAAAGAAGCAGATAAATGAGGAATGCATCATAAACCGCCTCCCAGGAGACCTCATTGAGCGGATATTTTTTAGGCTTCCGGTGAGCACTTTGTTGACGTGCCGCGGCGTCTGCAAGCAGTGGCAGAACTTCATCCGGGATCCACAGTTTGCCGCATCACACCTCCAGCTTGCACCCAGTTATGCTCTTCTGTTCTTCCCGCAAGGTTTGGTTTCCGGCGTGCTCTACCCTAGTGATGCTATCCTAATTGACGAAGCCTGGTCACCGTCGACATATGCGGTGCCAGTGATTGGTCCTGATGATTTCCTTTTTGGTTCATGCAATGGCCTTCTTGGGTCATACACAAAGACATCAACGATCAAGATAGCTAACCTTGCAACTGGTGAATGTCTACATCTTGAGAAACCTTCCAAGAATGTGAAAGGTGATCACTACTGTTTCTACAGCTTTGGGTTTCATCCCGTGACAAAAGAATACAAGATCACACACTTCCTTGGTGACTGCGTTGATGGTCGCCCCCATAATAAAGACAGGTTCAACATCATTCAAGTTTACACGCTTGGTGATGAGAAATGGAAAGATATCCGCACTCCAGAACCTCTTAGCTTGATCAGTGTGAGAAACTCTGGAGTTGTCAATGTTGATGGCAAAATGTATTGGTTAACTGAAGACATGCTAGTTAGCTGGCAGCATGCAGTTATTTCCTTTGATCTCAGGGAAGAAAGTTTTGCGACGATACAACTGCCGGCAGAGCGTGAAGATCAGGATCGTTATGGTCCTCGTAAGTTCTGGATCAGAGAAATGCATGGGAAAATATGCATAGTAACTGCTCAACCAAGTCGTTGTGATCCCAGAGCTCTTCTTGGTGAACTGCAGATCTGGACACTTGAGAACACGGTAGAGCAACAAAGGTGGAGCAAGAAGTACAATATTAAGAACCCACCAAATTACATTCCAGGTCCACATTCTGTTCACAGGGATAGGATCATGACGCAACTTTGCAATAGCGTGTGTTCATATGAGTTGTTTAGTGAAAACTTCGAGATTGATTTGAGCAAGAAGTTGAAGCTGTTTGATTCCAAACCCCGTTGGATGTACAACATGCAATCCTACATCGTTGTGAAATCACTTGTATCTTTAGATTTATATAAAAAGGCTGGCATTGTGCGCAGACCGAAACAGCAAGTAGGCTGGGAATTGAAGAAGTGGAAGGCATGGGAGGATAAGCGTCGTGAGGCAGAGGATATACGGTGCCGTGTCCACAAACATGAGCATGCCTTATTT GGAAACGCAGAAAAAATGGGTAAAATGTATCAGTCTTTGCAGGATAAGCCACATGATGTAGCAGAACGTCTACGCGCAGAACTCAATCAGGTGTTGCAGGACATGCCGGATAGTCCAAGTCAG CCAAAGTCCCCCCGGAGGCTTAATTGGGTGGAGCAGAAGCAGGACTATGAGAAGTTGATGGCCCGTTCAGCGAAACTGAAAGAAAGGGCTCAG GTCATGAAGCAGGCACATGATAACATCTTGAGTATCATTGCAAGTTTTAAGTCGGATAAG GGTAAATCTACTGCTggcgcttcttcttcttccattgccCGTCTTGatgagaagaaggaagaagagAACATTTAA
- the LOC125509672 gene encoding F-box protein CPR1-like isoform X2 translates to MVTEEPEAKKQINEECIINRLPGDLIERIFFRLPVSTLLTCRGVCKQWQNFIRDPQFAASHLQLAPSYALLFFPQGLVSGVLYPSDAILIDEAWSPSTYAVPVIGPDDFLFGSCNGLLGSYTKTSTIKIANLATGECLHLEKPSKNVKGDHYCFYSFGFHPVTKEYKITHFLGDCVDGRPHNKDRFNIIQVYTLGDEKWKDIRTPEPLSLISVRNSGVVNVDGKMYWLTEDMLVSWQHAVISFDLREESFATIQLPAEREDQDRYGPRKFWIREMHGKICIVTAQPSRCDPRALLGELQIWTLENTVEQQRWSKKYNIKNPPNYIPGPHSVHRDRIMTQLCNSVCSYELFSENFEIDLSKKLKLFDSKPRWMYNMQSYIVVKSLVSLDLYKKAGIVRRPKQQVGWELKKWKAWEDKRREAEDIRCRVHKHEHALFGNAEKMGKMYQSLQDKPHDVAERLRAELNQVLQDMPDSPSQPKSPRRLNWVEQKQDYEKLMARSAKLKERAQGKSTAGASSSSIARLDEKKEEENI, encoded by the exons ATGGTTACTGAAGAGCCCGAAGCAAAGAAGCAGATAAATGAGGAATGCATCATAAACCGCCTCCCAGGAGACCTCATTGAGCGGATATTTTTTAGGCTTCCGGTGAGCACTTTGTTGACGTGCCGCGGCGTCTGCAAGCAGTGGCAGAACTTCATCCGGGATCCACAGTTTGCCGCATCACACCTCCAGCTTGCACCCAGTTATGCTCTTCTGTTCTTCCCGCAAGGTTTGGTTTCCGGCGTGCTCTACCCTAGTGATGCTATCCTAATTGACGAAGCCTGGTCACCGTCGACATATGCGGTGCCAGTGATTGGTCCTGATGATTTCCTTTTTGGTTCATGCAATGGCCTTCTTGGGTCATACACAAAGACATCAACGATCAAGATAGCTAACCTTGCAACTGGTGAATGTCTACATCTTGAGAAACCTTCCAAGAATGTGAAAGGTGATCACTACTGTTTCTACAGCTTTGGGTTTCATCCCGTGACAAAAGAATACAAGATCACACACTTCCTTGGTGACTGCGTTGATGGTCGCCCCCATAATAAAGACAGGTTCAACATCATTCAAGTTTACACGCTTGGTGATGAGAAATGGAAAGATATCCGCACTCCAGAACCTCTTAGCTTGATCAGTGTGAGAAACTCTGGAGTTGTCAATGTTGATGGCAAAATGTATTGGTTAACTGAAGACATGCTAGTTAGCTGGCAGCATGCAGTTATTTCCTTTGATCTCAGGGAAGAAAGTTTTGCGACGATACAACTGCCGGCAGAGCGTGAAGATCAGGATCGTTATGGTCCTCGTAAGTTCTGGATCAGAGAAATGCATGGGAAAATATGCATAGTAACTGCTCAACCAAGTCGTTGTGATCCCAGAGCTCTTCTTGGTGAACTGCAGATCTGGACACTTGAGAACACGGTAGAGCAACAAAGGTGGAGCAAGAAGTACAATATTAAGAACCCACCAAATTACATTCCAGGTCCACATTCTGTTCACAGGGATAGGATCATGACGCAACTTTGCAATAGCGTGTGTTCATATGAGTTGTTTAGTGAAAACTTCGAGATTGATTTGAGCAAGAAGTTGAAGCTGTTTGATTCCAAACCCCGTTGGATGTACAACATGCAATCCTACATCGTTGTGAAATCACTTGTATCTTTAGATTTATATAAAAAGGCTGGCATTGTGCGCAGACCGAAACAGCAAGTAGGCTGGGAATTGAAGAAGTGGAAGGCATGGGAGGATAAGCGTCGTGAGGCAGAGGATATACGGTGCCGTGTCCACAAACATGAGCATGCCTTATTT GGAAACGCAGAAAAAATGGGTAAAATGTATCAGTCTTTGCAGGATAAGCCACATGATGTAGCAGAACGTCTACGCGCAGAACTCAATCAGGTGTTGCAGGACATGCCGGATAGTCCAAGTCAG CCAAAGTCCCCCCGGAGGCTTAATTGGGTGGAGCAGAAGCAGGACTATGAGAAGTTGATGGCCCGTTCAGCGAAACTGAAAGAAAGGGCTCAG GGTAAATCTACTGCTggcgcttcttcttcttccattgccCGTCTTGatgagaagaaggaagaagagAACATTTAA